The following proteins are encoded in a genomic region of Deinococcus radiopugnans ATCC 19172:
- the tuf gene encoding elongation factor Tu, producing the protein MAKGTFTRTKPHVNIGTIGHVDHGKTTLTAAITFTAAAMDPTIETMDYNQIDKAPEEKARGITINTSHVEYQTESRHYSHVDCPGHADYVKNMITGAAQMDGAILVVSSADGPMPQTREHILLGRQVGIPYMVVFMNKVDMVDDEELLELVEMEVRELLSKYEFPGDDLPVVKGSALQALEALQKNPKTARGEDKWVDHIWELLDAIDSYIPTPERDTDKAFLMPVEDVFTITGRGTVATGRIERGIVKIQDEVEIVGLRDTKKTTVTGVEMHRKLLDSGMAGDNVGVLLRGVARDDVERGQVLSKPGSIKPHTKFEASTYVLSKDEGGRHSAFFGGYRPQFYFRTTDVTGVVELPEGVEMVMPGDNITFTVELIKPIAMEEGLRFAIREGGRTVGAGVVTKVIE; encoded by the coding sequence ATGGCAAAAGGAACCTTTACGCGCACGAAGCCGCACGTGAACATCGGGACCATCGGTCACGTGGACCACGGCAAGACCACCCTGACGGCCGCCATCACCTTCACGGCCGCCGCCATGGACCCCACCATCGAAACGATGGACTACAACCAGATCGACAAGGCCCCTGAAGAAAAGGCCCGCGGCATCACCATCAACACCTCGCACGTCGAGTACCAGACCGAGAGCCGCCACTACAGCCACGTCGACTGCCCCGGTCACGCCGACTACGTCAAGAACATGATCACCGGCGCGGCCCAGATGGACGGCGCCATCCTGGTCGTCAGCAGCGCTGACGGCCCCATGCCCCAGACCCGCGAGCACATCCTGCTGGGCCGTCAGGTCGGCATCCCCTACATGGTCGTCTTCATGAACAAAGTCGACATGGTCGACGACGAAGAACTGCTGGAACTCGTGGAAATGGAAGTGCGCGAGTTGCTCTCCAAGTACGAATTCCCCGGTGACGATCTGCCGGTGGTCAAGGGCAGCGCGCTGCAGGCCCTCGAAGCCCTGCAGAAGAACCCCAAGACCGCCCGCGGCGAAGACAAGTGGGTCGACCACATCTGGGAGCTGCTGGACGCCATCGACAGCTACATCCCCACCCCCGAGCGTGACACCGACAAGGCCTTCCTGATGCCGGTCGAAGACGTGTTCACCATCACCGGGCGCGGCACCGTGGCCACCGGACGCATCGAGCGCGGCATCGTCAAGATTCAGGACGAAGTCGAGATCGTGGGCCTGCGCGACACCAAGAAGACCACCGTGACCGGCGTGGAAATGCACCGCAAGCTGCTGGATTCCGGCATGGCCGGCGACAACGTGGGCGTGCTGCTGCGCGGCGTGGCCCGTGACGACGTGGAACGCGGTCAGGTGCTGAGCAAGCCCGGCAGCATCAAGCCGCACACCAAGTTCGAGGCCAGCACCTACGTGCTGTCCAAGGATGAGGGTGGGCGTCACTCGGCGTTCTTCGGTGGGTACCGCCCGCAGTTCTACTTCCGCACGACGGACGTGACCGGCGTGGTGGAACTGCCCGAAGGCGTGGAAATGGTGATGCCCGGCGACAACATCACCTTCACCGTCGAGCTGATCAAGCCCATCGCCATGGAAGAAGGCCTGCGCTTCGCCATCCGTGAAGGCGGCCGCACCGTCGGCGCCGGCGTTGTCACCAAGGTGATCGAATAA